The following DNA comes from Musa acuminata AAA Group cultivar baxijiao chromosome BXJ1-4, Cavendish_Baxijiao_AAA, whole genome shotgun sequence.
CGTCGTACGGCACGTACGGCCACGGCTCCGCCTTCTTCCCCGTCTTCCACTCCACCCTCTTTATTACTTTCTTCGGGTCCACGAACCCTATCACCGTGACCTTTTTATGCTTCGGCTCGATCTCTACGCTGCTCACTCCTGTTTAATCGACGTCAACCATCAATCCCTCCGAACGACACGCTCGGAAATACTACACAGTACAAAGAGGAAAGACGAGACCTTTCATGCCTTCCACGGCTTTCCTGACCCTCCTCTCGCACCCTTCGCAGTCCATTCTCACCTTCAACTCTACCGTCTGAGTCGATCAATAATTCAACCCGCGCTGTTAGCACTTCACATGAACAACAACATGAGAAAAAGAGTACATAGTCATTACGATGCTCACCTGCAATTGCTTATTCTTCTTGAGCTTTTTGCGACTTCTGGAGACGGAGCAAAGCTCAGATACGTGTTCCAAAAGGCCCATTCTTCCTGCTCTCTGCAAGCGACCGAAACGAGGCCAAGAGAAGGCTTTCTTCGTGGGAGGAGCGGATGGGCGACTGGGCAGCGACTACATAAGTCCGGACTCTTCGATATCTTAAATTAACAAGGTCATCCATAATAGTGCTGCCACATGTACTGCCATCTTATCGACGCGTCGCCCAAGGTCATGCATGCCCTGTCTCTGCCACGCGTGGTGTATGGAGTCCCTCCACATCATCGGTATCGAAGGAATTTTACGTATCTTTATCCGAGTTATAACACTTGGCGTTTCATCACCCTATAAATGATCTACAGCAGTCGTGTACCCCAGAAAAGAGGAATAGAAGGAAACGAATTTAATTCATGCATCGGTTTCATGTCACACCTGTTACAGTCGATTACTGTGTTATGAGAGTAACAACAGGAACGGTTCAAGAGGCGACCGAGGACCGTCGGCTGGCTCTCAGCCACAGAATAATTGCCTGAACCCTCCCAGGAACGAAGAAAGAAGGCAAAACAAATGCATCTCCTACTGCAGTTTCCAATATAATACTGTTCACAAGTGGGGGAATCTCGTCAGTCTAATAAGATGGCTTGCCAAAGTGGTCTTCTCCCTTCCCGTTGAAAAGCTGGAGTGGTCAGTGGGACACATTTGTTGGTATGCTGAGGGAAAGCCACGGCTACAACCGCCAAGCATCATCATCTGAGGTACTAAACCCCACTGCATGCCACCGATTGAGGCAAGTTGGGAAGAAGAAAGAGCAAAGAGTATAGACACTCTCCCTACTTCACATGGCCTGCATGAATGACCCTTTTAGAACACCACCTCACATGCCACCCTCCAAGTCTCAGATAATGCTAACTACATTTAAAACCGAGGCaggtcttcttctttggtgtacaAGGTACAGAATTATACGTGCGAGTTTGACAAGGCTGGCTAATAGTGCTTCGCAAGAGTTGTTAGATCTCAGCCTGCTCACACGTTGATCTAATGTGATTATTTTTTCT
Coding sequences within:
- the LOC135672526 gene encoding heavy metal-associated isoprenylated plant protein 27-like, which encodes MGLLEHVSELCSVSRSRKKLKKNKQLQTVELKVRMDCEGCERRVRKAVEGMKGVSSVEIEPKHKKVTVIGFVDPKKVIKRVEWKTGKKAEPWPYVPYDVVPHPYAPGAYDKKAPPGYVRNVLDDPDAAPLARASSTEVKYTTAFSDDNPNSCTIM